The following coding sequences lie in one Pirellulales bacterium genomic window:
- a CDS encoding alpha/beta hydrolase: MLSRVTCLTVAAFLLGSLAIAAADEAPAKPKPASPSQFFDSNGVKIHYTVQGEGEPVLLIHGFTMNIAMQWTGPGVLPELAKQYQVIAIDNRGHGRSGKPHEPEKYGLEMAEDQIRLLDHLGVKKAHVVGYSMGGFITSKLLTSHPDRVATATLGGAGWTREGDQRVNTLNELADSLEAGKGIGPLIKHLTPAGQPQPTEDELRTINSMVMLMNDPKALAAVIRGMQGLMVPEEALRKNKVPTLALIGSIDPLKDGVDAMEEVMSQLEVVEIEGADHMNAPARPEFISNLKRFLAAHPIGKSAPQEVAEPVAAGK; encoded by the coding sequence ATGCTCTCGCGCGTAACTTGTTTGACAGTCGCCGCTTTCTTGCTTGGGTCGCTCGCCATCGCCGCCGCAGACGAAGCGCCGGCCAAGCCCAAACCCGCGAGCCCCAGCCAGTTTTTTGATTCCAACGGCGTGAAAATCCATTACACCGTGCAGGGCGAAGGCGAGCCCGTCCTGTTGATTCACGGGTTCACGATGAATATCGCCATGCAATGGACCGGGCCGGGCGTGCTGCCCGAGTTGGCCAAGCAGTACCAGGTGATCGCGATCGACAATCGCGGACATGGCAGAAGCGGCAAACCGCACGAACCGGAAAAATACGGCCTGGAAATGGCCGAAGATCAGATTCGACTGCTCGATCATTTGGGCGTCAAAAAGGCGCATGTCGTAGGCTATTCGATGGGGGGCTTCATCACGTCCAAACTGCTGACCAGCCATCCCGATCGAGTGGCGACCGCCACGCTCGGCGGCGCTGGTTGGACGCGCGAAGGAGACCAGCGGGTGAACACCCTCAACGAATTGGCCGACTCGTTGGAAGCGGGCAAAGGCATTGGTCCCCTGATCAAGCACCTCACGCCCGCCGGACAGCCCCAGCCGACCGAAGACGAATTGCGCACGATCAACTCGATGGTGATGTTGATGAACGACCCAAAAGCCCTGGCTGCCGTAATACGAGGTATGCAAGGGCTCATGGTGCCGGAGGAAGCGCTGCGCAAAAACAAAGTGCCAACCTTGGCATTGATTGGCAGCATCGATCCGCTCAAAGATGGCGTCGACGCCATGGAAGAAGTGATGTCGCAGCTTGAGGTGGTGGAGATTGAAGGCGCCGATCACATGAACGCCCCGGCTCGGCCGGAATTCATCAGCAACCTGAAACGCTTCCTGGCGGCTCACCCCATTGGCAAGTCGGCGCCGCAAGAAGTTGCCGAGCCAGTGGCGGCGGGCAAGTGA
- a CDS encoding DUF11 domain-containing protein, whose product MSRSSRIVIVFVASMLVVTGAYGQEESESFTQRISRFGRNLFNRAPKEQLTEDPYEAPPRAREGSAMPREPFSADAVRGQRFSDPQESPRRTTQPAPASSAAPQAPQRRAPRAETQSAQAPPPVQSSRRTAQPGYAPAGPESVGEVRPPRRPVQVEPDGVAPDSLDDLPSSPPTSTTIESRDAPRRSLQQRLDDARRYTPEPQAAPATSAAATPARPPRVEPAAPFARTARVPESAPAVAEAAVAKNPHVIISQQSPSLTLETVGPEKIRVGAVAAYQIVIRNTGAIDADEVLVAIKLPDGAELANTHASEGTTHPGATSDGGATLEWHIPLLRTQSKAELAVRLIPHKSRSFDLAVNWTSAPIVSQTSIEVQEPKLVMTLAGPEEVFFGERELYKLTLSNPGNGDAENVVVRLLPTSPGDGEVVSHQVGVLAAGENKVVELELTARQSGNLRLKAEATGDGGLQAAVDEEVVVRRANIQVAVDGPPLLYAGTIGAYQVTVANPGNAVAKNVQIAAVLPTGANFVSATEGGQYSREQGRVVWNTTNLRPGAQWTGSIQCELAQPGSNTLQLIGTAEGDLRHVATLDTEVEALADLTLTVQDPQGPVPVGQDTYYEIRIHNRGTKAADGVEVVAFFSPGIEPIEVEGGEHEIGPGQIAMAPIASLTPGEERIFKIRARAHRGGNHVFRAEVQCPTLETKLAAEETTRFYGIDVPNDAADSQPASAAAPDATESAQDSAPADEEATAEAGSAAESVEPQTADEAAPAPAGESTP is encoded by the coding sequence ATGTCGCGCTCGAGCCGAATAGTAATCGTCTTTGTCGCCAGCATGTTGGTCGTGACTGGCGCATACGGACAAGAAGAGTCCGAATCATTCACGCAGCGGATCAGCCGCTTCGGTCGCAACCTTTTTAATCGAGCGCCCAAGGAGCAGCTTACGGAGGATCCGTACGAGGCGCCGCCGCGCGCCCGTGAAGGTAGCGCGATGCCGCGCGAGCCTTTCTCGGCCGATGCGGTTCGCGGACAGCGCTTTTCCGATCCTCAAGAGTCACCACGCCGAACGACGCAGCCCGCGCCCGCGAGCAGCGCGGCGCCCCAGGCGCCGCAGCGCCGCGCGCCGCGTGCCGAGACGCAGTCCGCTCAGGCGCCGCCGCCGGTTCAATCGAGCCGTCGCACCGCGCAGCCCGGTTATGCCCCCGCCGGTCCTGAGAGTGTGGGCGAAGTTCGCCCGCCGCGCCGCCCCGTGCAGGTCGAACCCGACGGAGTCGCTCCCGACTCGCTCGATGATCTGCCGAGCAGCCCTCCCACTTCAACCACCATTGAATCGCGCGATGCTCCGCGGCGCTCGTTGCAGCAGCGTCTAGACGACGCGCGCCGTTACACGCCAGAGCCGCAAGCTGCTCCGGCGACCAGCGCGGCCGCGACTCCAGCACGCCCGCCGCGCGTGGAGCCCGCCGCGCCCTTCGCACGCACTGCCCGCGTGCCAGAGTCCGCGCCGGCCGTGGCCGAGGCCGCGGTCGCCAAGAATCCGCATGTCATTATCTCGCAGCAAAGTCCTTCGCTCACGTTGGAAACCGTGGGGCCCGAGAAGATTCGCGTCGGCGCGGTGGCGGCGTATCAAATTGTGATCCGCAATACGGGCGCGATCGACGCCGATGAGGTGCTGGTCGCCATCAAGCTGCCCGACGGCGCCGAATTGGCCAATACGCATGCCAGCGAGGGGACGACGCACCCCGGCGCCACCAGCGACGGCGGCGCGACGCTCGAATGGCACATTCCCTTACTGCGCACACAATCGAAGGCCGAACTGGCCGTGCGATTGATCCCGCACAAGAGCCGCTCGTTCGATCTGGCGGTGAATTGGACCTCGGCGCCGATCGTTTCGCAAACGTCGATCGAGGTGCAAGAACCCAAACTGGTGATGACGCTGGCCGGTCCCGAAGAGGTCTTTTTCGGCGAGCGCGAGTTGTACAAACTCACCCTCTCCAATCCCGGCAACGGCGACGCCGAGAACGTGGTGGTGCGCTTGCTGCCGACGAGCCCCGGCGACGGCGAAGTGGTTAGCCATCAGGTGGGTGTGTTGGCGGCGGGCGAGAACAAGGTGGTCGAGCTTGAGCTGACCGCCCGGCAGTCGGGCAATCTGCGGCTCAAGGCCGAAGCCACCGGCGATGGCGGACTGCAGGCCGCGGTGGACGAAGAAGTTGTGGTGCGACGCGCCAACATCCAGGTCGCGGTCGATGGTCCGCCGCTGTTGTACGCCGGCACCATTGGCGCGTATCAGGTCACGGTGGCCAACCCGGGCAACGCGGTGGCTAAGAATGTGCAAATCGCCGCGGTGCTGCCCACCGGCGCCAACTTTGTGTCGGCCACCGAGGGTGGCCAATACTCGCGCGAACAGGGACGCGTGGTTTGGAACACCACCAATCTGCGGCCGGGCGCGCAGTGGACCGGTTCGATTCAGTGCGAACTGGCTCAGCCGGGCAGCAACACGCTGCAACTCATCGGCACCGCCGAGGGAGACTTGCGGCACGTGGCCACTCTGGACACCGAGGTCGAAGCGCTGGCCGACCTGACGTTGACAGTGCAAGATCCGCAAGGCCCGGTGCCGGTGGGGCAAGACACCTATTACGAAATTCGCATCCACAACCGCGGCACCAAGGCCGCCGATGGCGTCGAGGTGGTGGCCTTCTTCTCTCCCGGCATTGAGCCGATCGAAGTGGAAGGGGGCGAACACGAGATTGGTCCGGGCCAGATCGCCATGGCGCCGATCGCCAGTTTGACGCCGGGCGAGGAACGAATCTTCAAGATTCGCGCTCGCGCCCATCGCGGTGGCAATCACGTGTTCCGCGCCGAAGTGCAGTGCCCGACTTTGGAGACAAAGCTGGCGGCTGAAGAGACGACGCGGTTCTATGGCATTGACGTACCGAATGATGCCGCGGACAGCCAACCGGCGTCTGCGGCGGCGCCTGACGCCACGGAGTCGGCGCAGGATTCGGCGCCGGCCGATGAGGAGGCGACCGCCGAAGCAGGCTCAGCCGCTGAATCAGTCGAGCCGCAAACGGCTGACGAAGCCGCGCCTGCGCCGGCGGGCGAGTCGACGCCGTAA
- a CDS encoding aminotransferase class I/II-fold pyridoxal phosphate-dependent enzyme, which translates to MKPDDICPRPRPLPPGDSAPLAEPIQLSTVYRCRDPEHADALLSGAEAGYVYRRDSHPNADALAAQCRALHGAEEAAACGSGMSALAAIVLAHLKAGDHLVVSDQLYGRSLTLARDETARLGVECSVVDALDAQAVAAALRDNTRLLLIETIANPTLAVADIAALAHLAHQRGALLVVDNTFASPALCRPLEHGADLVYESVTKIMNGHSDVLLGVVCGPSRHWQRMRHVIATWGLMASPLECWLAARGIGTLALRAERAGTNAEQVAQRLARSAAVSSVRYPGLAAHPQHELARRQFGGRYGAMVTFTLGGGAEAAARFIHAAHQIPFAPSLGELSTTLSHPCSTSHRALSADQRQRLGICEGMIRLSIGVESAEFILAALDEGLAAV; encoded by the coding sequence ATGAAGCCCGACGACATCTGCCCACGACCGCGGCCCCTGCCGCCCGGCGACTCGGCCCCGCTGGCCGAGCCGATTCAGCTTTCCACCGTCTATCGCTGCCGCGATCCCGAGCACGCCGACGCGCTGCTGTCGGGCGCCGAGGCGGGCTATGTCTATCGTCGCGACAGCCACCCCAACGCCGACGCGCTGGCCGCGCAGTGCCGCGCGCTGCACGGCGCCGAAGAGGCCGCCGCCTGCGGATCTGGCATGTCGGCGCTGGCCGCCATTGTGCTCGCGCACTTGAAGGCTGGAGATCACCTGGTGGTCAGCGATCAGCTTTACGGCCGCAGCCTCACGCTGGCGCGCGACGAAACGGCTCGGCTGGGGGTCGAATGTTCGGTGGTCGACGCGCTCGACGCCCAGGCCGTCGCCGCGGCGCTGCGCGACAATACGCGGCTGTTGCTCATCGAAACCATTGCCAACCCCACATTGGCCGTGGCCGACATCGCCGCGCTGGCCCATCTCGCGCACCAGCGCGGCGCGCTGCTGGTGGTCGACAACACCTTTGCCAGTCCCGCCCTCTGCCGACCGCTCGAACATGGCGCCGACCTGGTGTATGAGAGCGTCACCAAGATCATGAACGGCCATAGCGACGTGCTGCTGGGCGTGGTTTGCGGACCTTCGCGACACTGGCAGCGCATGCGGCACGTGATCGCCACCTGGGGACTGATGGCCAGCCCGCTGGAGTGCTGGCTCGCGGCGCGCGGCATCGGCACGTTGGCGCTGCGCGCCGAGCGGGCGGGGACCAATGCAGAGCAAGTGGCGCAGCGACTGGCGCGATCGGCGGCCGTGTCGTCGGTGCGCTACCCAGGTCTGGCGGCGCATCCGCAGCACGAGTTGGCGCGGCGTCAATTTGGCGGGCGGTATGGCGCGATGGTCACGTTCACGCTGGGTGGCGGCGCCGAGGCGGCCGCGCGATTCATTCACGCCGCCCATCAAATACCGTTCGCGCCGTCGCTGGGCGAACTGAGCACCACGCTCAGTCATCCGTGCAGCACTAGCCACCGGGCGCTGTCGGCCGACCAGCGGCAGCGACTTGGAATCTGCGAGGGGATGATTCGCCTGTCGATCGGCGTCGAATCGGCCGAGTTCATCCTCGCCGCCCTCGATGAAGGCCTGGCCGCCGTCTGA
- a CDS encoding endonuclease/exonuclease/phosphatase family protein, whose product MIRVLSYNIHKGIGGRDRLYRLERIIRVIQAEAPDIVCLQEVDRNVPRSAHDDQPQLLAELLEREHQLYQLNVHLKEGGYGNLVLSRFPLRQAHQVSLTWRNHVRAKKPRGAQITVVDTPHGPLHLVNWHLGLAEYEREWQANHLLQHRLFREAADLPTLIVGDFNDWRNCLPGGSLGHHGFEQATAPISQFRSFPAYLPVGSLDKAFYRGKLRVRQAAVVRSAVARLASDHLPLVVELDLKSHAATDAA is encoded by the coding sequence GTGATTAGAGTACTGAGCTACAACATCCATAAAGGCATTGGCGGCCGCGATCGACTCTATCGGCTGGAGCGCATCATCCGCGTGATTCAGGCCGAAGCGCCAGACATCGTCTGTCTGCAAGAGGTCGATCGCAACGTGCCACGCTCGGCGCACGACGATCAGCCGCAACTGTTGGCCGAACTGCTCGAGCGCGAACATCAGCTTTATCAACTGAATGTGCATCTCAAGGAGGGGGGCTACGGCAATCTGGTGCTGTCGCGCTTTCCGCTGCGGCAGGCGCATCAGGTGTCGCTCACATGGCGCAATCACGTGCGCGCCAAAAAGCCGCGTGGCGCGCAGATCACCGTGGTCGATACCCCGCACGGCCCGCTGCACCTGGTGAACTGGCATCTCGGTCTGGCCGAGTACGAACGCGAGTGGCAGGCCAATCACTTGTTGCAGCACCGACTCTTTCGCGAGGCGGCCGACCTGCCGACGCTCATCGTTGGCGACTTCAACGACTGGCGCAATTGCCTGCCCGGCGGCAGCCTGGGGCATCACGGCTTTGAGCAGGCGACGGCGCCGATCTCGCAGTTTCGCTCGTTTCCGGCCTATCTGCCGGTGGGTTCGCTCGACAAGGCTTTCTACCGCGGCAAGCTGCGCGTGCGCCAGGCCGCCGTGGTCCGCAGCGCGGTGGCGCGGCTCGCCTCGGATCATCTGCCGCTTGTGGTTGAACTCGATCTCAAGTCGCACGCCGCCACCGACGCGGCATAA
- a CDS encoding carbohydrate kinase family protein, translated as MIDCVSAGVLVADHLCTPISHLPQPGELVLAEDLPLAIGGCAANASIDLARLGARVEVVGCVGQDAFGRYIAETLESAGVGAVGLRHIAERPTSGTLIINVAGQDRRFIHCQGANAALRVEDIDFELVRQAKVFYLGGYLLMPALEAKGLAALFARARAAGVTTVLDVVLPGPGDHWAQLEPVLRETDVFLPNSDEARIITGEQDPVRQAERFRAAGARVAVITCGGDGTVLLGEGLRLRAGAFEMPFVGGTGAGDAFDAGYIAGLLRDESPRRCLEWGAALGASCVRAVGATEAVFNRAEAEAYLRDHQLRIEEF; from the coding sequence ATGATTGATTGCGTCAGCGCCGGCGTGTTGGTCGCCGATCACTTATGCACCCCGATTTCGCACTTACCTCAGCCGGGCGAATTGGTGTTGGCCGAAGATCTGCCGTTGGCCATCGGTGGCTGTGCGGCGAACGCGAGCATCGACCTGGCGCGGCTTGGCGCGCGTGTGGAGGTGGTGGGCTGCGTCGGCCAAGACGCCTTTGGCCGCTACATCGCCGAGACACTGGAGTCAGCAGGGGTGGGCGCCGTGGGGCTGCGACACATTGCCGAGCGTCCCACCAGCGGCACGCTCATCATCAATGTCGCTGGTCAAGATCGCCGCTTTATCCATTGCCAAGGCGCCAACGCGGCGCTGCGGGTGGAAGACATCGATTTTGAGTTGGTGCGGCAAGCCAAGGTCTTTTACCTCGGCGGCTACCTGCTGATGCCGGCGCTGGAGGCCAAGGGCCTGGCGGCGCTATTTGCCCGCGCGCGCGCCGCGGGGGTGACGACCGTGCTCGACGTGGTGCTGCCCGGCCCCGGTGACCATTGGGCGCAGCTTGAGCCGGTGCTGCGCGAGACCGACGTTTTTTTGCCCAACAGCGATGAGGCGCGGATCATCACCGGCGAACAAGACCCGGTGCGGCAGGCCGAGCGATTTCGCGCGGCGGGGGCCCGCGTGGCGGTGATCACCTGCGGCGGCGACGGCACGGTCTTGCTGGGCGAGGGGCTGCGCTTGCGCGCGGGGGCGTTTGAGATGCCGTTTGTCGGCGGCACCGGCGCGGGAGACGCCTTTGACGCCGGTTACATCGCCGGGCTATTGCGAGATGAATCGCCGCGCCGCTGCCTGGAGTGGGGCGCGGCGCTCGGCGCCAGTTGCGTGCGCGCGGTCGGCGCCACCGAGGCGGTGTTCAACCGCGCCGAGGCCGAAGCCTATCTGCGCGACCACCAATTGCGCATCGAAGAGTTTTGA
- a CDS encoding fatty acid desaturase, whose amino-acid sequence MAIDQESILPARTRPARPRQQPAIDEVAASTAWIQRPRGTTPAKLLWPYAIGVGGTHLLALLAFVPWLFSWTGVALAFLGLYVFGTLGINLCYHRLLTHQGFKCPRWLEHGLATLGVCCLQDTPARWVAIHRLHHRDSDQQADPHSPLVDLAWGHFTWLWVENRETNSVATYDQFARDILRDPYYFRLERRLNWLWIYVAHAALFYLAGFVIGLATTGQIMGGVQFGSSLLVWGVFVRTVAVWHITWSVNSLTHRWGYRNYETGENSRNNWFVALVSNGEGWHNNHHADQRAAAHGHRWWEVDITWLTVRLLAAVGLATDVVRPRSWNAGK is encoded by the coding sequence ATGGCGATCGATCAAGAGTCTATCCTGCCCGCAAGAACGCGACCGGCACGTCCGCGCCAGCAACCAGCGATCGATGAGGTTGCTGCCTCGACCGCGTGGATTCAACGTCCGCGCGGCACAACGCCGGCTAAATTGCTGTGGCCCTATGCGATTGGCGTCGGTGGCACACACCTGTTGGCGCTATTGGCGTTTGTGCCGTGGCTGTTTAGCTGGACTGGCGTGGCCCTCGCGTTTCTAGGGCTGTACGTCTTTGGCACGCTGGGCATCAACCTTTGCTATCACCGCTTGCTGACGCACCAAGGCTTCAAATGTCCGCGCTGGTTGGAGCATGGTTTGGCCACGCTGGGGGTGTGCTGCTTGCAAGACACGCCGGCGCGCTGGGTGGCGATACATCGGCTGCATCATCGCGATTCAGACCAGCAGGCCGACCCGCATAGCCCGCTGGTCGATTTGGCGTGGGGGCACTTCACCTGGCTGTGGGTCGAGAACCGCGAGACCAACTCGGTGGCGACCTACGACCAATTTGCCCGCGATATCTTGCGAGACCCCTATTATTTTCGCCTGGAACGGCGCTTGAATTGGCTCTGGATCTATGTGGCGCACGCGGCGCTATTTTATTTGGCGGGTTTCGTGATCGGCCTGGCGACGACCGGCCAGATCATGGGGGGCGTGCAATTTGGATCGAGCCTGCTGGTGTGGGGCGTGTTTGTGCGCACCGTGGCCGTGTGGCATATCACCTGGAGCGTCAATTCGCTGACGCACCGCTGGGGCTACCGCAACTACGAAACGGGTGAAAACAGCCGCAACAACTGGTTCGTGGCGCTGGTCAGCAACGGCGAAGGCTGGCACAACAACCACCACGCCGACCAACGCGCGGCGGCCCACGGGCACCGCTGGTGGGAGGTGGACATCACCTGGTTGACGGTGCGCCTGCTAGCGGCCGTGGGGCTGGCCACCGACGTGGTGCGTCCGCGGTCGTGGAACGCTGGCAAATAG
- a CDS encoding DUF3365 domain-containing protein — translation MKRSLSIAAAALLVSVAVAAEKAPSQPDEAAVDRARKTVRMLDDVYKNAVVLITEKYVHDEDDFAAGSAAVALFEAVSQKGHHKVELLDATGEPYDEENTASDDFEKEGIKQLNDGKDYFERVEITDGKPVLRAVTALPVVLQKCTMCHENYKSVKEGHPIGALGYSIPIE, via the coding sequence ATGAAACGCTCGTTGTCCATTGCAGCCGCGGCGCTGCTCGTCTCGGTGGCCGTGGCGGCCGAGAAGGCGCCCTCGCAACCCGACGAGGCCGCGGTCGACCGGGCCCGCAAGACGGTCCGCATGCTCGACGACGTCTACAAAAACGCGGTGGTCCTGATCACCGAAAAGTACGTGCACGACGAGGACGACTTTGCCGCGGGCAGCGCGGCGGTGGCCCTGTTCGAAGCAGTGTCGCAGAAGGGACACCACAAGGTGGAACTGCTCGACGCGACGGGCGAACCGTACGACGAAGAAAACACGGCTTCCGACGACTTCGAGAAGGAAGGCATCAAGCAACTGAATGATGGCAAGGATTACTTTGAGCGGGTGGAAATCACGGACGGCAAGCCCGTGCTCCGCGCCGTGACCGCCTTGCCGGTGGTGCTGCAGAAGTGCACCATGTGCCATGAGAACTACAAGAGCGTCAAAGAAGGGCATCCGATTGGCGCGCTGGGGTACTCGATCCCGATTGAGTAA
- a CDS encoding ThuA domain-containing protein, translated as MAACLASMAAAPLAWADDPWLVVEGDAGPGKGKHIVLVSGDEEYRSEEALPQLAKILARHHGFRCTVLFAIDPKDGAIDPNVNNNIPGLAALDDADLLVLFTRFRKLPDEQMRHIADYVESGRPIIGMRTSTHAFDLPAGSTYARYGWNNSQWNGGFGRHVLGETWINHHGHHGHESTRGVIAPGAAEHPILRGIADGDIWGPTDVYGVRLPLDEHCQPLVLGQVLTGMQPDDPPVTGKKNDPMMPVAWTRKFNTPAGKEARVFATTMGASQDLQSEGLRRLLVNACYWAVGLEGQIPERSEVGLVGDFAPSPFKFGGARRNMRPADYAK; from the coding sequence ATGGCCGCGTGTCTTGCTTCTATGGCGGCCGCTCCGCTCGCCTGGGCCGACGATCCTTGGCTGGTTGTCGAAGGCGACGCCGGACCCGGCAAAGGCAAGCACATCGTGCTGGTGAGCGGCGACGAAGAATATCGCTCGGAAGAAGCGCTGCCGCAGCTTGCCAAGATTTTGGCCAGGCATCATGGCTTTCGCTGCACGGTGCTGTTCGCCATCGATCCCAAGGATGGCGCGATTGATCCCAATGTGAACAACAACATCCCCGGCCTCGCGGCGCTCGACGACGCGGACCTGCTGGTGTTGTTCACGCGGTTTCGCAAGCTGCCCGACGAGCAGATGCGGCACATCGCCGACTATGTTGAGTCGGGCCGGCCCATCATCGGCATGCGGACCTCGACGCACGCTTTTGACCTGCCCGCCGGCAGCACGTACGCCCGCTATGGCTGGAACAACAGCCAGTGGAATGGCGGCTTCGGTCGGCATGTGCTGGGAGAAACGTGGATCAACCATCATGGACATCACGGCCACGAGAGCACGCGCGGCGTGATCGCGCCGGGGGCGGCCGAGCATCCGATTTTGCGCGGGATCGCCGATGGCGACATTTGGGGACCGACCGACGTGTATGGCGTGCGCCTGCCGCTCGACGAACATTGTCAGCCGCTGGTGCTGGGCCAGGTGCTCACCGGCATGCAGCCCGACGATCCACCAGTCACCGGCAAGAAGAACGACCCCATGATGCCCGTGGCTTGGACGCGCAAGTTCAACACTCCAGCGGGCAAGGAAGCGCGGGTGTTCGCGACGACGATGGGGGCTTCGCAAGACTTGCAGAGCGAGGGGCTGCGCCGGCTGTTGGTGAACGCCTGTTACTGGGCAGTGGGGTTGGAAGGCCAGATTCCCGAGCGATCCGAGGTGGGCCTGGTGGGCGATTTCGCACCTTCACCGTTCAAGTTTGGCGGCGCCCGGCGTAACATGCGGCCGGCCGATTACGCCAAATAA
- a CDS encoding TlpA family protein disulfide reductase — MRNTWIVMALVLSLSTNFCRAAEPADKSDEGQASTLAEKISAIAATHRQRRKEFYDELDTLAQQRKGLGAAEYGKQVSRANLEYSNDARPMAQELIALIKANRQQPAVIEGLIALEGEMSHSLGVDEQLVDIALKDQLANPEMGRLCSLLRHSNNDPAAESILRAVAKEHPMREVRGMATYGLGEYFRQTARDDWGRPITPEQTAALLADAEKQFVDVLENYADVLTSDGKNLRDLATSSLARVRNIPHLTVGQPAPLLRGESVDGVAIDLADYRGKVVLIVFWGSWCGPCMGMVPHERELVERWKDKPFVLLGVNCGDDRQTAQRTIAAERMQWASLWDGESTEGPAQSAFNVLHWPTVYVLDAAGTIRAIDPKAAELDSLIEKLLASTGEAGGEHRGAAAEHEP, encoded by the coding sequence ATGCGAAACACGTGGATCGTGATGGCGCTGGTTTTGAGTTTGTCCACTAATTTTTGCCGCGCTGCGGAGCCAGCCGACAAGAGCGACGAAGGCCAGGCATCGACTCTCGCCGAGAAGATATCCGCCATCGCGGCGACCCATCGCCAGCGCAGAAAAGAGTTTTACGACGAGCTCGATACGCTCGCCCAACAGCGCAAGGGACTAGGCGCGGCTGAATACGGCAAACAAGTTTCTCGGGCCAATCTGGAATACAGCAACGACGCGAGGCCAATGGCCCAGGAACTGATCGCGCTCATTAAGGCGAACCGTCAGCAACCGGCTGTGATTGAGGGCCTGATCGCGCTCGAAGGCGAAATGAGTCACTCGCTCGGCGTCGACGAGCAGTTGGTCGATATCGCGCTCAAGGATCAGCTCGCCAACCCGGAGATGGGCAGGCTTTGCAGTCTGCTGCGCCACAGCAACAACGATCCGGCCGCGGAGTCGATTCTGCGGGCCGTGGCCAAGGAGCATCCCATGCGTGAGGTGCGCGGCATGGCCACCTATGGCTTGGGGGAATACTTTCGACAAACGGCTCGCGACGATTGGGGGCGCCCCATAACGCCGGAACAAACCGCCGCGCTCTTGGCCGACGCCGAAAAGCAGTTTGTGGATGTCCTCGAAAACTATGCGGATGTGCTGACAAGCGATGGCAAGAATCTGCGCGATCTGGCTACATCGTCGCTGGCTCGGGTGAGAAACATTCCCCATCTCACGGTGGGTCAACCGGCCCCCCTGCTGCGCGGCGAGTCGGTGGACGGCGTCGCCATCGATCTGGCCGATTATCGCGGCAAGGTGGTGTTAATCGTGTTTTGGGGTTCGTGGTGCGGTCCCTGCATGGGGATGGTTCCGCACGAGCGCGAGTTGGTCGAGCGCTGGAAAGACAAGCCGTTTGTGCTGTTGGGCGTCAACTGCGGCGATGATCGACAAACCGCGCAGCGAACGATAGCCGCCGAGCGAATGCAATGGGCGTCGTTGTGGGACGGCGAGTCGACCGAGGGGCCAGCGCAATCAGCCTTTAACGTGTTGCATTGGCCAACGGTTTACGTGCTGGATGCGGCGGGCACAATTCGCGCGATTGATCCCAAAGCCGCCGAGCTGGATTCCCTGATTGAAAAGTTGCTTGCGTCCACAGGCGAGGCCGGCGGCGAACATCGCGGTGCTGCCGCAGAGCACGAGCCCTGA